In a genomic window of Scyliorhinus torazame isolate Kashiwa2021f chromosome 5, sScyTor2.1, whole genome shotgun sequence:
- the LOC140418916 gene encoding uncharacterized protein produces MEGKSIVHSGEKPYTCCVCGRGFTRSSDLTSHKWSHTEEKPWKCGDCGKGFTSPSKLEIHRRSHTGERPFTCSKCGKGFTHSSNLQIHQRVHTGERPFTCSKCGKGFTQSSHLLRHQRVHTGERPFQCPDCGKRYKSSWELMFHQRVHTDEKPFRCSDCGTAFRQSSHLTEHKRVHTGERPFACSKCGKGFTRSSNLQTHQRVHTGQRPFICSGGKGFTTSSHLLRHQRGHK; encoded by the coding sequence atggaaggaaaaagcatcgtccacagtggggagaaaccgtacacgtgttgtgtgtgtggacgaggattcactcgatcatcagacctcacaagccacaaatggagTCACacggaggagaaaccgtggaaatgtggggactgtgggaaaggattcacttccccatccaagctggaaattcatcgacgcagtcacactggggagagaccattcacctgctccaagtgtgggaagggattcactcactcatccaacctgcagatacaccagcgagttcacactggggagagaccattcacctgctccaagtgtgggaagggattcactcagtcatcccacttgctgagacaccagcgagttcacactggagagagaccattccaatgtccagactgcgggaaacgCTATAAAAGTTCTTGGGAACTGAtgttccatcaacgtgttcacactgacgagaaaccattCAGGTGCTCTGACTGCGGGACTGCGTTCAgacaatcatctcacctcactgaacataagcgagttcacactggggagagaccattcgcctgctccaagtgtgggaagggattcactcgatcatccaacctgcagacacaccagcgggttcacactgggcagagaccattcatctgctcaggtgggaagggattcaccacttcatcccacctgctgagacaccaacgaggccacaagtaa